One Paracidovorax avenae ATCC 19860 genomic region harbors:
- a CDS encoding ComF family protein yields the protein MWKQWFSGISDGLAAAVRAVPSQCAVCHAWPARRVCDACAERFAQPRPRCTTCALPVPAGVRRCGDCLRDPPPLSACVAAVDYGYPWSDALAGFKFHSDPGWAASLALLVRAAPWTEPLLDAADAVLPIPLAPERLRERGFNQSALLAAALSPDRCDARTLVRLRAAPAQSSLSRAGRLRNLDGVFAVAPDRAARVRDKRIVLVDDVMTTGATLHAAAHVLLQAGASRVDAVVLARTA from the coding sequence ATGTGGAAGCAGTGGTTCTCGGGGATATCGGACGGGCTCGCGGCCGCCGTCCGTGCGGTGCCCAGCCAGTGCGCGGTCTGCCATGCCTGGCCGGCGCGCCGCGTGTGCGATGCCTGCGCCGAGCGCTTCGCCCAGCCCCGCCCCCGGTGCACGACCTGCGCCCTGCCCGTGCCCGCGGGCGTGCGCCGGTGCGGGGACTGCCTGCGCGATCCTCCGCCCCTGTCGGCCTGTGTCGCCGCGGTGGACTACGGCTATCCGTGGTCGGACGCGCTGGCCGGGTTCAAATTCCACTCCGATCCCGGCTGGGCCGCCAGCCTGGCCCTGCTGGTGCGCGCAGCGCCCTGGACCGAGCCGCTGCTCGATGCGGCGGATGCGGTGTTGCCGATACCGCTCGCGCCGGAGCGGTTGCGCGAACGCGGCTTCAACCAGTCGGCGCTGCTGGCGGCAGCGCTGTCGCCGGATCGATGCGACGCCCGCACGCTGGTGCGCCTGCGGGCCGCGCCGGCGCAGAGCAGCCTGTCGCGCGCCGGGCGGCTGCGCAATCTGGACGGCGTGTTCGCCGTGGCGCCGGACCGGGCCGCTCGGGTGCGGGACAAACGCATCGTGCTGGTGGACGACGTGATGACCACCGGTGCGACCCTGCACGCTGCCGCACACGTACTGCTGCAGGCCGGTGCCTCCCGGGTGGACGCGGTGGTGCTGGCGCGCACGGCCTGA
- a CDS encoding cytochrome c oxidase assembly protein, producing MSRRRENFKMVGKLAVISAGMFAFGYVLIPIYKHICEVTGINILSLSERQVPGNGVAGRDVKLPANTQVDTSRTITVEFDANARGPWDFKPARSSVQVHPGELTTVMYEFQNVQNRRMAAQAIPSYAPRQAAAHFNKLECFCFNQYTLEPGEKREWPVAFVVDPRLPRDVTTITLSYTFFEVGGKTPPAPSTVSAAPQSHPEAGS from the coding sequence ATGAGCCGCCGCCGCGAGAACTTCAAGATGGTGGGCAAGCTGGCCGTGATCTCGGCCGGCATGTTCGCGTTCGGCTACGTGCTCATTCCCATCTACAAGCACATCTGCGAAGTCACGGGCATCAACATCCTCTCGCTGTCGGAGCGGCAGGTGCCGGGCAACGGCGTGGCGGGCCGCGACGTGAAGCTGCCCGCGAACACGCAGGTGGACACCAGCCGCACGATCACGGTCGAGTTCGATGCCAACGCGCGCGGTCCGTGGGACTTCAAGCCCGCCCGCTCCTCCGTCCAGGTGCATCCGGGCGAGCTCACCACCGTGATGTACGAATTCCAGAACGTGCAGAACCGCCGCATGGCGGCCCAGGCCATCCCGAGCTATGCACCCCGGCAGGCGGCGGCGCACTTCAACAAGCTCGAGTGCTTCTGCTTCAACCAGTACACGCTCGAGCCCGGCGAGAAGCGCGAATGGCCGGTGGCCTTCGTGGTCGATCCGCGCCTGCCCAGGGACGTGACCACGATCACGCTGTCCTATACGTTCTTCGAGGTCGGCGGCAAGACGCCGCCGGCGCCCTCCACCGTGTCCGCGGCTCCGCAGTCCCACCCGGAGGCCGGCTCATGA
- a CDS encoding DUF2970 domain-containing protein, whose protein sequence is MTGWRHEPRHASPTARPGSLWRTVRAVAWSLLGIRKGDEYRQDTERINPLHIIAVGLVAIVLLVAGLIAVVNWVV, encoded by the coding sequence ATGACGGGATGGCGCCATGAACCCCGCCACGCCTCCCCCACCGCGCGCCCCGGATCGCTGTGGCGCACGGTGCGGGCCGTGGCATGGTCGCTGCTGGGCATCCGCAAGGGCGACGAATACCGGCAGGACACCGAGCGCATCAACCCGCTGCACATCATCGCGGTCGGCCTCGTGGCCATCGTGCTGCTGGTGGCAGGCCTCATCGCCGTCGTGAACTGGGTGGTGTAG
- a CDS encoding DUF4148 domain-containing protein, with the protein MNRKPLAIAAALLALSAFSAQADTRIQGDWNNYPAVNDSTPSTLTREAVIADLVAARQNGTLPRGGDWTDVPAPLALSNGNTQVVTREQVRAEAIAAARSHEIVSGDH; encoded by the coding sequence ATGAACCGCAAGCCTCTTGCCATTGCCGCCGCCCTGCTCGCCCTGAGCGCCTTCTCCGCCCAGGCCGACACGCGCATCCAGGGCGACTGGAACAACTACCCGGCCGTGAACGACAGCACCCCCAGCACGCTGACGCGCGAAGCCGTGATCGCCGACCTGGTGGCCGCCCGCCAGAACGGCACGCTGCCGCGCGGCGGCGACTGGACCGATGTTCCCGCTCCGCTGGCCCTGTCCAATGGCAACACCCAGGTGGTGACCCGCGAACAGGTGCGCGCCGAAGCCATCGCGGCCGCCCGCTCGCACGAGATCGTCAGCGGCGACCATTGA
- a CDS encoding cytochrome c oxidase subunit 3, whose protein sequence is MSASTPQGTTPYYYVPAESRHPAMAAAGLFFVILGAGQWVNGHDWGKYSLFFGLAWWLFVLYQWFRDAARESEGGLYSRKIDLSYRWSMSWFIFSEVMFFGAFFTALWWARSHSVPALGSLDNALLWPDFKAVWPSMAAGATASPAGIVEPFQTVGPFWLPTINTALLLTSGVTLTIAHHALRESHRARAIGFMWVTVVLGFVFLCVQGYEYFHLYTELNLKLSSGVFGSTFFMLTGFHGFHVFVGMLMLLFITLRLQKGHFTAERHFGFEGAAWYWHFVDVVWLGLYVLVYWL, encoded by the coding sequence ATGAGTGCATCCACCCCCCAGGGCACCACGCCGTACTACTACGTTCCCGCGGAGTCGCGCCATCCGGCCATGGCCGCCGCGGGCCTCTTCTTCGTGATCCTCGGCGCGGGCCAGTGGGTCAACGGCCACGACTGGGGCAAGTATTCGCTGTTCTTCGGCCTCGCCTGGTGGCTGTTCGTGCTCTACCAGTGGTTCCGCGACGCGGCCCGCGAAAGCGAGGGTGGCCTCTACAGCCGCAAGATCGACCTCTCGTACCGCTGGAGCATGAGCTGGTTCATCTTCTCCGAAGTGATGTTCTTCGGCGCCTTCTTCACCGCCCTGTGGTGGGCGCGCTCGCATTCCGTGCCGGCGCTGGGCAGCCTCGACAACGCACTGCTCTGGCCCGACTTCAAGGCCGTGTGGCCCAGCATGGCCGCGGGCGCCACGGCCTCGCCCGCCGGCATCGTCGAGCCCTTCCAGACCGTGGGCCCCTTCTGGCTGCCCACCATCAACACCGCGTTGCTGCTCACCTCCGGCGTCACCCTCACCATCGCCCACCATGCCCTGCGCGAAAGCCACCGCGCACGCGCCATCGGCTTCATGTGGGTCACCGTGGTGCTCGGCTTCGTGTTCCTCTGCGTGCAGGGCTACGAGTACTTCCACCTCTACACCGAGCTGAACCTCAAGCTCAGCTCCGGCGTCTTCGGCTCCACGTTCTTCATGCTGACGGGCTTCCACGGCTTCCACGTCTTCGTGGGCATGCTGATGCTGCTGTTCATCACGCTGCGGCTGCAGAAGGGCCATTTCACCGCGGAACGCCACTTCGGCTTCGAGGGTGCCGCCTGGTACTGGCACTTCGTGGACGTGGTGTGGCTGGGCCTGTACGTGCTGGTCTACTGGCTCTGA
- a CDS encoding LysR family transcriptional regulator, with protein MDRLLTMRVFQSVADEGGFAAAARALDLSPAAVTRLVADLEDHIGTRLLQRTTRRVSLTEAGEAYLLRVRSILADVDEAFAVAQAHTSEIAGVLRLLAPPALAVHILAPLVAGFRQAHPRVTLEIHADASLDPPIGDYDITLLGADERFNANVIARPIVSLDGIVCASPEYLRAHGIPQVPEDLKHHQCLLRRRSETRPGVMRLLEGGDEGRAVEVAVQPVCVSNHIDTLLRATLDGAGISSQPLDLTAPYLRSGRLVRVLESWTTGHFTLYAALPSRKFMPARTRAFLDFLSQRTRLSIEEAMQAPGAQG; from the coding sequence ATGGATAGATTGCTCACCATGCGCGTCTTCCAGTCCGTGGCGGACGAAGGCGGCTTCGCGGCTGCCGCACGGGCGCTCGACCTGTCACCCGCCGCCGTCACCCGGCTGGTGGCCGACCTGGAGGACCACATCGGCACGCGGCTGCTGCAGCGCACCACCCGCAGGGTGTCGCTCACGGAAGCCGGGGAGGCCTACCTGCTGCGGGTGCGCAGCATCCTGGCCGACGTGGACGAGGCCTTCGCCGTCGCCCAGGCGCACACGTCCGAGATCGCCGGCGTGCTGCGCCTTCTCGCGCCACCGGCGCTGGCCGTGCACATCCTGGCCCCGCTGGTCGCCGGCTTCCGCCAGGCCCATCCGCGGGTCACGCTGGAGATCCACGCCGATGCTTCGCTCGACCCGCCGATCGGCGACTACGACATCACCCTGCTCGGTGCCGACGAGCGCTTCAACGCCAACGTCATCGCCCGGCCCATCGTCTCGCTCGACGGCATCGTCTGCGCCTCGCCCGAGTACCTGCGCGCGCACGGCATTCCGCAGGTGCCGGAAGACCTGAAGCACCACCAGTGCCTGCTGCGGCGGCGTTCCGAGACCCGGCCCGGCGTGATGCGCCTGCTCGAGGGCGGGGACGAAGGGCGTGCGGTGGAAGTCGCGGTCCAGCCTGTGTGCGTATCCAACCACATCGACACGCTGCTGCGCGCCACGCTGGACGGGGCGGGCATCAGTTCGCAGCCGCTCGACCTGACGGCGCCCTACCTGCGCAGCGGCCGGCTCGTGCGCGTGCTGGAGTCCTGGACCACGGGGCACTTCACGCTGTATGCGGCACTGCCGAGCCGCAAGTTCATGCCCGCGCGCACCCGGGCCTTCCTGGATTTCCTGAGCCAGCGCACGCGGCTCTCCATCGAGGAGGCGATGCAGGCCCCGGGGGCACAGGGGTAG
- a CDS encoding twin transmembrane helix small protein, translated as MKYVVVLAFLAILASLASALFFMMRTGRDDARRGRHMARALAVRVGLSILLFLCLLAAWKLGYIQPTGLPVGR; from the coding sequence ATGAAATACGTCGTGGTGCTGGCCTTCCTGGCCATTCTGGCGAGCCTCGCGTCGGCGCTTTTCTTCATGATGCGCACGGGGCGGGACGACGCCCGCCGCGGCCGGCACATGGCCCGGGCGCTCGCGGTACGGGTGGGGCTGTCCATTCTGCTCTTCCTGTGCCTGCTCGCGGCATGGAAGCTGGGCTACATCCAGCCCACGGGCCTGCCCGTCGGGCGCTAG
- the ctaD gene encoding cytochrome c oxidase subunit I, whose translation MSAVLDPTGHAAGHDHGSHDHDHAHHGPTGWRRWVFATNHKDIGTLYLLFSFTMLMIGGILALLIRAELFQPGLQIVNPELFNQLTTMHGLIMVFGAIMPAFVGFANWMIPLQIGASDMAFARMNNFSFWLMIPAALMLVSSFFMPGGAPAAGWTLYAPLTLQMGPSMDAGIFAMHILGASSIMGSINIIVTILNMRAPGMTLMKMPMFCWTWLITAYLLIAVMPVLAGAITMTLTDRHFGTSFFNPAGGGDPVMYQHIFWFFGHPEVYIMILPAFGIISQIVPAFSRKKLFGYASMVYATSSIAILSFIVWAHHMFTTGMPVTGQLFFMYATMLISVPTAVKIFNWIATMWRGSMTFETPMLFAVGFIFVFTMGGFTGLILSMAPIDIQLQDTYYVVAHFHYVLVAGSLFSMFAAYYYWAPKWTGVMYSERRGQIHFWGSLITFNITFFPMHFLGLAGMPRRYADYPMQFADFNMVASIGAFGFGLMQVYFFLAVVLPAMRGKGEPAPQRPWEAAEGLEWEVPSPAPFHTYETPPKLDASATRVIG comes from the coding sequence ATGAGCGCAGTTCTCGACCCCACCGGGCATGCCGCCGGCCACGACCACGGCAGCCACGACCACGACCATGCACACCACGGCCCCACGGGCTGGCGCCGCTGGGTGTTCGCCACCAACCACAAGGACATCGGCACGCTGTACCTGCTGTTCTCGTTCACCATGCTGATGATCGGCGGCATCCTGGCGCTGCTGATCCGCGCCGAGCTGTTCCAGCCCGGCCTGCAGATCGTGAATCCCGAGCTCTTCAACCAGCTCACCACCATGCACGGCCTCATCATGGTGTTCGGCGCCATCATGCCGGCCTTCGTGGGCTTCGCGAACTGGATGATTCCGCTGCAGATCGGCGCGTCCGACATGGCCTTCGCGCGCATGAACAACTTCAGCTTCTGGCTGATGATCCCGGCCGCGCTGATGCTGGTCAGCTCGTTCTTCATGCCCGGCGGCGCACCCGCCGCGGGCTGGACGCTCTATGCGCCGCTCACGCTGCAGATGGGCCCGTCGATGGATGCCGGCATCTTCGCCATGCACATCCTGGGTGCCTCGTCCATCATGGGCTCGATCAACATCATCGTGACCATCCTGAACATGCGCGCTCCGGGCATGACGCTCATGAAGATGCCCATGTTCTGCTGGACCTGGCTCATCACGGCCTACCTCCTGATCGCCGTGATGCCCGTGCTGGCCGGTGCCATCACCATGACGCTGACCGACCGCCATTTCGGCACCAGCTTCTTCAACCCGGCAGGCGGCGGCGACCCGGTGATGTACCAGCACATCTTCTGGTTCTTCGGCCACCCCGAGGTGTACATCATGATCCTGCCGGCCTTCGGCATCATCAGCCAGATCGTGCCTGCCTTCAGCCGCAAGAAGCTCTTCGGCTACGCCTCCATGGTGTATGCCACCTCGTCCATCGCCATCCTGTCGTTCATCGTGTGGGCCCACCACATGTTCACCACGGGCATGCCGGTCACGGGCCAGCTGTTCTTCATGTACGCCACCATGCTGATCTCCGTGCCCACGGCCGTGAAGATCTTCAACTGGATCGCCACCATGTGGCGCGGCTCCATGACCTTCGAGACGCCCATGCTCTTCGCCGTGGGCTTCATCTTCGTGTTCACCATGGGCGGCTTCACCGGCCTCATCCTTTCGATGGCGCCCATCGACATCCAGCTGCAGGACACCTACTACGTGGTGGCCCACTTCCACTACGTGCTGGTGGCCGGCTCGCTGTTCTCCATGTTCGCGGCCTACTACTACTGGGCGCCGAAGTGGACGGGCGTGATGTACTCGGAGCGCCGCGGCCAGATCCATTTCTGGGGCTCGCTCATCACCTTCAACATCACCTTCTTCCCGATGCACTTCCTGGGGCTGGCCGGCATGCCGCGCCGCTATGCCGACTACCCCATGCAGTTCGCCGACTTCAACATGGTGGCCTCCATCGGCGCCTTCGGCTTCGGGCTGATGCAGGTGTACTTCTTCCTCGCCGTCGTGCTGCCCGCCATGCGCGGCAAGGGCGAGCCTGCACCCCAGCGCCCGTGGGAGGCCGCCGAGGGGCTGGAGTGGGAGGTGCCGTCGCCGGCCCCGTTCCATACCTACGAAACCCCGCCCAAGCTCGACGCATCCGCCACCCGCGTGATCGGCTGA
- the coxB gene encoding cytochrome c oxidase subunit II — translation MKKSISNPLPSLLLLCGAWVGGAAHAVQDLPGGPAVRQLNLAPPVTRIAEEQHFLHWMMLVICTLIFVGVFAVMFYSIWKHRKSQGAKPANFHESVTVEVIWTIVPFIIVILMALPATKVLVAQKDTTNADLTVKVTGYQWKWGYDYINGEGQGLAYISTLDSSHRRLSDSGNVADAPPDYLLKVDNPLVVPVGKKVRVITTANDVIHSFMVPAFGIKQDAIPGFVRDTWFRADKVGDYYGQCAELCGKEHAYMPIHVKVLSAADYTQWVAAEKKKAAAKADDPNKVWTLTDIVARGEKVYAANCAACHQPNGKGAGPIKPLDGSAIVKDEDHTKQIHIVLKGAAGGAMPSWAQLSDTDLAAVVSYTKNAWSNKTGQIVQPSEIVAQRGK, via the coding sequence ATGAAGAAAAGCATTTCCAACCCGCTGCCTTCGTTGCTGCTGCTGTGCGGAGCATGGGTGGGGGGCGCTGCGCACGCGGTGCAGGACCTCCCCGGCGGCCCGGCCGTGCGCCAGCTCAATCTTGCACCCCCGGTCACACGCATCGCCGAGGAGCAGCATTTCCTGCACTGGATGATGCTCGTCATCTGCACGCTGATCTTCGTGGGCGTGTTCGCGGTGATGTTCTATTCCATCTGGAAGCACCGCAAGTCGCAGGGCGCCAAGCCTGCCAACTTCCACGAGTCCGTCACGGTCGAGGTCATCTGGACCATCGTCCCCTTCATCATCGTGATCCTCATGGCCCTGCCGGCCACCAAGGTGCTCGTGGCCCAGAAGGACACCACCAACGCCGACCTCACGGTGAAGGTCACCGGCTACCAGTGGAAGTGGGGCTACGACTACATCAACGGCGAGGGCCAGGGCCTGGCCTACATCTCCACGCTCGACAGCAGCCACCGCCGGCTCTCCGACAGCGGCAACGTCGCGGATGCGCCGCCGGACTACCTGCTCAAGGTGGACAACCCCCTGGTCGTGCCCGTGGGCAAGAAGGTGCGCGTGATCACCACCGCCAACGACGTCATCCATTCGTTCATGGTGCCGGCTTTCGGCATCAAGCAGGACGCGATCCCCGGCTTCGTGCGCGACACCTGGTTCCGTGCCGACAAGGTCGGCGACTACTACGGCCAGTGCGCAGAGCTCTGTGGCAAGGAGCATGCCTACATGCCCATCCATGTGAAGGTGCTCTCCGCCGCCGACTACACCCAGTGGGTCGCCGCCGAGAAGAAGAAGGCCGCCGCCAAGGCCGACGATCCCAACAAGGTCTGGACGCTGACCGACATCGTCGCCCGCGGCGAGAAGGTGTATGCCGCCAATTGCGCCGCATGCCACCAGCCCAACGGCAAGGGCGCCGGCCCCATCAAGCCGCTCGACGGCTCGGCCATCGTGAAGGACGAAGACCACACCAAGCAGATCCACATCGTGCTCAAGGGCGCGGCCGGCGGCGCCATGCCCTCCTGGGCGCAGCTCAGCGACACCGACCTCGCGGCCGTGGTCAGCTACACGAAGAACGCCTGGTCCAACAAGACCGGCCAGATCGTCCAGCCCTCGGAAATCGTGGCCCAGCGTGGCAAGTGA
- a CDS encoding ParA family protein, with protein sequence MPVIAVANPKGGVGKSTLAMNVAGYFASQGHTVALGDLDPQQSSRLWRSLRPPAARAIADWETPAGAVPRPPRDATHAVLDTPAGLHGAPLKEVLKLADKVVVPLQPSVFDIFATRSFLDELAAHRQAASTQIGIVGMRVDSRTIAADKLQEFVEGLGLPVLGMLRDTQNYIHLAAQGLSLFDVSPGRVARDLEQWKPICDWLSAG encoded by the coding sequence ATGCCCGTGATCGCAGTGGCAAACCCCAAAGGGGGTGTCGGCAAGTCCACGCTAGCCATGAACGTGGCCGGCTATTTCGCGAGCCAGGGGCACACCGTCGCCCTCGGCGACCTGGACCCCCAGCAGTCGTCCCGCCTCTGGCGCAGCCTGCGGCCGCCGGCCGCGCGCGCCATCGCCGACTGGGAAACGCCCGCCGGCGCCGTGCCGCGCCCCCCGCGCGACGCCACCCATGCGGTGCTGGACACCCCGGCCGGCCTGCACGGCGCGCCGCTCAAGGAGGTGCTCAAGCTTGCGGACAAGGTGGTGGTGCCGCTGCAGCCCAGCGTCTTCGACATCTTCGCCACGCGCAGCTTCCTCGACGAACTGGCGGCCCACCGGCAGGCGGCGTCCACGCAGATCGGCATCGTCGGCATGCGCGTGGACTCGCGCACCATCGCCGCCGACAAGCTGCAGGAATTCGTGGAGGGGCTGGGGCTGCCCGTCCTGGGCATGCTCCGCGACACCCAGAACTACATCCACCTCGCGGCGCAGGGGCTGTCGCTGTTCGATGTCTCGCCCGGCCGGGTCGCGCGCGACCTGGAGCAGTGGAAGCCCATCTGCGACTGGCTCTCCGCAGGCTGA
- a CDS encoding class I SAM-dependent methyltransferase, producing MSAPPDRQLPPTIDPAAAARWHAAAPAASPWLHEEVARRMEDRLQWIRQAPAAWADWDPVRGGLQGHGLVARRYPGAVAWIAETAPRHLPAAREALARPWWSPGRWASGAPRFGLPPDGGVQMLWANMALHLSADPQALIARWHRALAVDGYLMFSCLGPDTVRELHALHAALGWPPAGHAMTDMHDWGDMLVQQGFAEPVMDMERITLTFATPARLLQELRELGRNFHPARFPALRGRAWRDRLEQALADRLASPDNGGQLALTFEIIYGHAFKPAPRLKVSESSAVSLQDMRAMLRQGRTPGP from the coding sequence ATGTCCGCGCCCCCCGACCGCCAGCTTCCCCCCACCATCGACCCGGCCGCCGCCGCGCGCTGGCATGCGGCCGCGCCCGCTGCCTCCCCGTGGCTGCACGAAGAGGTCGCGCGCCGCATGGAAGACCGGCTGCAGTGGATCCGGCAGGCACCCGCGGCCTGGGCCGACTGGGACCCGGTGCGCGGCGGCCTGCAGGGGCACGGGCTGGTGGCCCGCCGCTATCCCGGGGCCGTGGCGTGGATCGCCGAGACCGCGCCGCGGCACCTGCCGGCGGCCCGCGAGGCGCTTGCGCGGCCCTGGTGGAGCCCGGGGCGCTGGGCGTCCGGCGCCCCGCGGTTCGGCCTGCCCCCGGACGGCGGAGTGCAGATGCTCTGGGCCAACATGGCGCTGCACCTCTCGGCCGATCCGCAGGCGCTGATCGCCCGCTGGCACCGTGCGCTGGCCGTGGACGGCTACCTCATGTTCTCCTGCCTGGGGCCCGACACCGTGCGCGAGCTGCACGCGCTCCACGCGGCCCTGGGATGGCCGCCCGCGGGGCACGCCATGACCGACATGCACGACTGGGGCGACATGCTCGTCCAGCAGGGCTTCGCGGAGCCCGTGATGGACATGGAGCGCATCACCCTGACCTTCGCCACGCCCGCGCGGCTGCTGCAGGAGCTGCGCGAACTCGGCCGCAACTTCCATCCCGCGCGCTTTCCCGCGCTGCGGGGCCGCGCCTGGCGCGACCGGCTCGAGCAGGCGCTGGCCGACCGCCTCGCCAGCCCAGACAACGGGGGGCAGCTCGCGCTCACCTTCGAGATCATCTACGGCCATGCCTTCAAGCCCGCCCCGCGGCTCAAGGTGAGCGAGAGCAGCGCGGTCTCGCTGCAGGACATGCGCGCCATGCTGCGCCAGGGGCGCACGCCCGGGCCCTGA
- a CDS encoding tRNA (cytidine(34)-2'-O)-methyltransferase yields MFHIVLVEPEIPPNTGNVIRLAANTGCTLHLVEPLGFSMEDKLMKRAGLDYHEYAEVRQHAGWTAFLRDAQPNPERVFAMTTHGVHTVYESLFLPGDWFVFGAESRGLPPELRDAFPPAQRLRLPMLPGQRSLNLSNAVAVTVYEAWRQNGFALPEPA; encoded by the coding sequence ATGTTCCACATCGTCCTCGTCGAACCGGAAATTCCGCCCAACACCGGCAACGTGATCCGGCTGGCCGCGAATACGGGCTGTACCCTGCACCTGGTGGAACCGCTGGGCTTCTCCATGGAAGACAAGCTCATGAAGCGCGCGGGCCTGGACTACCACGAGTATGCGGAAGTCCGGCAGCACGCAGGCTGGACGGCTTTCCTGCGCGACGCCCAGCCCAACCCCGAGCGCGTGTTCGCCATGACCACGCACGGGGTGCACACGGTCTACGAGAGCCTGTTCCTCCCGGGAGACTGGTTCGTGTTCGGTGCCGAAAGCCGGGGGTTGCCGCCCGAATTGCGGGACGCCTTCCCGCCCGCCCAGCGCCTGCGCCTGCCGATGCTCCCGGGCCAGCGCAGCCTCAACCTGTCGAATGCCGTCGCCGTGACGGTGTACGAGGCCTGGCGGCAGAACGGCTTCGCGCTGCCCGAGCCGGCCTGA
- a CDS encoding MaoC family dehydratase, translated as MKKTFHSYSELAACVGSEVAVTEWITVTQEQVNRFAEATGDHQWIHVDPERAAQGPFGGPIAHGFLTLSLLPRFFEAAFDIEGARMGVNYGLNRVRFMSPVPVGSRLRARLMLQACEPAPPDGVQMTWQATIEREGVDKPVCVAESLTRNYGAKP; from the coding sequence ATGAAGAAGACCTTTCATTCGTATTCCGAACTGGCGGCCTGCGTCGGCAGCGAGGTGGCCGTCACCGAGTGGATCACCGTCACGCAGGAGCAGGTGAACCGGTTCGCCGAGGCCACGGGCGACCACCAGTGGATCCATGTCGATCCGGAGCGTGCCGCACAGGGGCCTTTCGGCGGGCCCATCGCCCACGGCTTCCTGACGCTGTCGCTGCTGCCGCGCTTCTTCGAGGCGGCCTTCGATATCGAGGGCGCGCGCATGGGTGTCAACTACGGCCTCAACCGCGTGCGCTTCATGTCGCCCGTGCCCGTCGGAAGCCGGTTGCGGGCGCGGCTCATGCTGCAGGCCTGCGAGCCTGCGCCGCCCGATGGCGTGCAGATGACCTGGCAGGCCACGATCGAGCGCGAGGGCGTCGACAAGCCCGTGTGCGTGGCCGAATCCCTCACCCGGAACTACGGCGCGAAGCCCTGA
- a CDS encoding SURF1 family protein, giving the protein MQPIIRKRTNGARGFRPDWRFWCITAATVATMAATAALGRWQLSRAAEKQAWQAMVDARQAMPPVPATALASLPPVSGPGGTGTKAPAEDGASGMPGSNPLVHRPAVLRGRWLPQDTVFLDNRQMQGRPGFFVLTPLQLTSRGAEGAVVLVQRGWVPRDFQDRTRLPEVPAPAEDVEVHGRIAAAPSRLYEPGGPASAAGGEGSSRIRQNLDLAAYRAETGLQRLAPLTVIETGGPDGPLLRDWPAVDAGVARHHGYAFQWFGLCALVAILYVWFQIVRRFIRPGRQPAPPA; this is encoded by the coding sequence ATGCAGCCCATTATCCGCAAGCGCACCAATGGTGCCAGGGGTTTCCGCCCGGACTGGCGCTTCTGGTGCATCACCGCCGCCACCGTCGCCACCATGGCCGCCACCGCGGCACTCGGCCGCTGGCAGCTCTCGCGCGCGGCGGAGAAGCAGGCCTGGCAGGCCATGGTCGATGCACGGCAGGCGATGCCGCCCGTGCCCGCCACTGCCCTGGCGTCGCTGCCGCCTGTCTCGGGCCCCGGGGGAACCGGCACGAAAGCCCCCGCCGAGGACGGCGCATCCGGCATGCCCGGCAGCAATCCCCTCGTACACCGTCCGGCGGTGCTCCGGGGTCGATGGCTTCCCCAGGATACGGTCTTCCTCGACAACCGGCAGATGCAGGGCCGCCCCGGGTTCTTCGTCCTCACGCCGCTGCAGCTCACCTCGCGGGGGGCCGAGGGGGCCGTAGTCCTCGTGCAGCGCGGATGGGTGCCGCGCGATTTCCAGGACCGCACGCGCCTGCCCGAGGTGCCGGCACCTGCGGAAGATGTCGAAGTGCATGGCCGCATCGCGGCGGCGCCTTCGCGGCTCTACGAGCCCGGTGGGCCGGCTTCCGCCGCAGGCGGCGAGGGGTCTTCCCGCATCCGGCAGAATCTCGACCTGGCGGCCTACCGCGCCGAGACGGGGCTGCAGCGGCTCGCCCCCCTCACGGTGATCGAGACGGGCGGGCCCGACGGTCCGCTGCTGCGCGACTGGCCGGCGGTCGATGCCGGGGTCGCCAGGCACCATGGCTACGCCTTCCAGTGGTTCGGGCTCTGCGCCCTCGTGGCAATCCTCTATGTCTGGTTCCAAATCGTCCGACGCTTCATTCGCCCAGGCCGCCAGCCGGCCCCCCCCGCCTGA
- a CDS encoding cytochrome oxidase small assembly protein codes for MATPEQKKANLRMAIILASIAVAFFIGFMVKMAWRL; via the coding sequence ATGGCGACACCCGAGCAGAAGAAGGCGAACCTGCGCATGGCCATCATCCTGGCGAGCATTGCCGTGGCCTTCTTCATCGGCTTCATGGTCAAGATGGCCTGGAGACTATGA